The genome window CGACTTTTTCGCGCAGCTGGTTGATGAAGATCATCACGCACTTCGAGCGCGAGATCGCCGAGGTGAGCTTGCGCAGCGCCTGCGACATCAGCCGCGCCTGCAGGCCGACGTGGGTGTCGCCCATGTCGCCCTCGAGCTCGGCTTTGGTGACGAGCGCGGCGACGGAGTCGACGACGACGACGTCGATCGCGTTCGAGCGCACCAGCATCTCAGCGATGTCGAGCGCCTGTTCACCGGCGTCGGGCTGCGAGACGAGCAGGTTGTCGAGGTCGATCCCAAGCCCTTGCGCGTAGGTCGGGTCGAGCGCGTGCTCGACGTCGATGAAGGCCGCCGTCCCGCCGAGCTTCTGCGCTTCGGCGATGACGTGCAGCGCGAGCGTCGTCTTCCCGCTCGACTCCGGTCCGTAGACTTCGATGATCCGCCCGCGCGGCAGACCGCCGACGCCCAGGGCGAGGTCGAGGGCGATCGAGCCGGTCGAGATGACGTCGAACGTCATCTTCTCTTGAATCTCGCCCATTTTCATGATCGAGCCTTTGCCGAACTGGCGCTCGATCTGCGCGAGCGCGT of Candidatus Eremiobacterota bacterium contains these proteins:
- the recA gene encoding recombinase RecA — encoded protein: MADEKAVALSNALAQIERQFGKGSIMKMGEIQEKMTFDVISTGSIALDLALGVGGLPRGRIIEVYGPESSGKTTLALHVIAEAQKLGGTAAFIDVEHALDPTYAQGLGIDLDNLLVSQPDAGEQALDIAEMLVRSNAIDVVVVDSVAALVTKAELEGDMGDTHVGLQARLMSQALRKLTSAISRSKCVMIFINQLREKVGVMFGNPETTSGGRALKFYASVRLDVRKLETIKVGQDVVGTRTRVKVVKNKVAPPFRQAEFDITYGKGISKMGSIIDVALERNIIGKCGSWYTYGEQRIGQGRENAKAYLEEHTELAVEIEGKIREALGKAASNNGKAPAAVAD